GTCACCTATTTGCTCCCTTCCAATACAACTTGTGGACTAACGCAAAGGGAATTAAAATCTGTAACTGTTTACTTGATTATGCCAGTGCTAACTTCCTCTTGTTACATtcaattttcagaaaattttaatCCTTTCTCCCTCCTAGAGGTAGCTTTAGGAGGTAGCTTTTAGATGACCTTTATCAAAGTCAACTGGAATAAACTGGAGTACCCTTTTAATGCAAATTTTTAAGCAACATGTCAGAAACAAAAATCCAGCTGAAAAAAACATTAAGGATGGCTTACCACAGAGTTGATCGGTATTTTTGCTCAGCTACTGTCACTACTGAACAGAATAATCTATCCAGTGGTCTTTGAACctgtagaaaaaaaagcattagaaGGGAAGGGGCTGTCAAAAACCAGTAATTTACAGAAGAAACAACACCATCAACATTCCTTCATAGGTATAAAGACAAGAATAACAAGTAACATAACTTTAAAGTTACTCTAATTCACACCACAAATTTAACTGTACATActtaacatgaaaaaaataagaaattgtCCAAGCtgcaaataattttgctttaCAAAATTAACAAATGAACAAATAATGTCCCCATCTAACCAAACAGGTGCTCCTGTCCCATGCAGTTCCTATGTGTAACAGTGTGCAACAAGGGAGAAAACATTCTGAGACTTAATTCTTTACCTCACAGAAGTAGTAAAACAAAATCAGTCATGGGCTCCTATATAATGACCAAGAAGTTACAACAACTTCTTTCACACATGAATAAAAGCAGACTGAGGGTCAGActtctaattttttattttctaataaaataaGCTGCTATTTTTCATCCCTATATGTATTACcatttctgcagctgctttctGAAAGAGCTACACCAGACTGGGAAGCATAATTTCTCACTACCTTGAGTCCTAAAATACTTAATTTCATGTacaaggcagaggaagaggttTGAAAGGGTTTTTCATCAACTCACAGTTTCATAAACAGGCTGAGGATGCTTTTCTTTCCTACACCATTCCAGAAGACACATTTTTGGAGTGATCTGTGGTGGATATTCTCGCCTAGACAGAAAAATTTGTGGTCAACAACTGTGCACAAAGTTCTATTTTAAAACAGACAGTGCTGCTTATTGCATTACTTCTACCAGTTATTTGAGGTTTAATTTTACAGCTCAAATTATAAAAAAAGATGCTTCTTCCTCATTAGATAACTTAAGTAATAGGTGTGACAAAACAtccaaaataaaatctaaagcTTTCTATTAATTCTTCCCAAACATTTACATCCTGTAGTAATACAGCTAGAGAAGAGATACTGCTTCATAGGAATTCACTCAGTAAGTGCTGTTTTGcaaatcattttaaaaaaattactaggACACTGTCAACCTCACATTCATTATTCAGAGACGCAAGATAGTGAAAAACTTGATTTGCATGCTTACTTGTCAAATCTAACAGCCATTTTTATTACATCTGGATCTTCCATTTGGTCATCTTCATCTTGTGTCTTGGTTTCTAAAGATGTTTTCTTTGCTTCAAAAATAGCTGTTGTTTCTTCATAGAAGTCACCCATTTCAAAGACTTCACTATTCAAACAGAATTCCTTTGTATTAAAGATCAGTTTATAAATTTTTGTATCACATTATGACAGAGAAAGTAAGTAGAGAAATCAGTTGCATTTATGGTATATGTTAAGAGTACAGAGAATGAACTGGAAGTGTGGCTATATTCTGCACAGTGACATTATATTGTTTCTCTTTCAATTCTAACTAGACATTGTTGAGCTACAAGTAGAAAAAGAATGTTCTGATTTCCGGCACTACATATGCAATTTGTAGCTTGGAAGTCCAGGCAGAATCAGTCAGAAATACAGGTATGCAATGTTCAAAGTATTAGCTCATTCAATAACTTGCAGCTGGATGAGTCAGCAAACTAACATCTCAGAGTGACTCCTGGTGCATCAGCTCCACAAAGGCAGTAAGAACCAAAAGTAGGAAATAGATTCTTCTTCTAATTatagtaattaaaaatactATAAGCAATAAACACTATAGCATCCAGACCCCTCAAAATCTCAGATTTTCTGACTTCAGAGTATTATTCACAAGCACAGATAAAGAGTTGCTGCAACCAGGATTTTAGTCGAAGGCAAAAACTTCAGATCCTTTTAAATTTCAGATCCATGGCAGGCTGGATCTACTTTGAAGAACTGAGACTATTGGTTTTCTGCAGATGATAATGGCAATTAAACCTGCAGCATGAAAGAAACTTTTACTTTCTGTTATGAGGATGCTGGTTGATGTGGGGCTGTTCAATGACAAAATGAATTCTGCCCACTAAGCCATCTCCAACACTCCAAGCAAAAAAGCAATGAAGCTGAACAATACTAACTTATACTTCTAAGGGAAGGCAATTCATTAGGTACTGCTATGTAAATGTTTTGTGGGAAGAGCAGCAGGCTGTTCTCTTGCATTCAGCACTGAGGTTAAAGCTCAAATGGCTGTAACCTGCTCTCACCACCAGGAGACAGCAGAATTATGCACCATTTTTATCTGAAGATAAActgatgcattttaaaaaacgGAATGTTCCTCAGTTATCTGGACATGAAACAGGTTGTTCAGAACAGGGGTTAAAAGACCGAGTTTGCTGGCAGAAAGCAGTTTCATAAATTTTCAAATGGCTCTCTCTGTCCCCCTCTCCTGCACACACATTGCTTCAGCCCATTTTAAAATTGGTATTGCATCACAGGTACAAAAACTGAGAAAATTCGATTCTGGAAGCCCCTAAAGAATTGCCAGGCATAGCACACAAAGCCCAAAGTTTTACACTAGATCTCTATCCAGTGTTTACATGTATGAACTGTGACATCTCTAATTACCTGTGTAAAACTCTTACtttataatatttatttacatattATGCTTTACTGTTCATGCAGCAGAAAATACCACCATCCTTTTGGCTAAGACTTAATTGAAGTTGCAAAAGATTGTTTCAGTTTCAATCTGTACTATATCTTTTTTCTTAAACTTGAAATTTATAATCAAAATAGGTAGTCTGATACTATACTAAAATGTGTTAAATTCTTTAAATTGCCAAAGTGAAAAGTAACTTGGAAAGTTTAAATGTTTTTCATGGATTCCACTGCTCCTTTAAGAATAATGAAGCCTAGCTGCCTTTATATATGCAATAAATATTCCCTTCATTGTACTGTAATGTAATGCAATAATGATGGACAGAAGTATTTATAGAAAGCCCAAACTGGTAAAAGGCAATAAACTGGCAAAGGGATTGCATGCATTTCCATTCATTTTGAACATGAACAGAATGCTGATTAGGGTTTGCTAGAAAccattaaattattttgcaaagtATTTCACACTTTCAACATTTCTATCCATTTTTATACACATTCGATATCAAACAGTTTCagactttttattttataaaaacaaggagactcttcccctcccttccaCCAGGAGGATAATTATAACACACAACATGGATAGGACACATACAAGCTCAGAACTTTATTTTGTTCAGTTCGGGATGGGTCCAAACCTGAATTCCCCTAATTCTTTAATCACCTGCCTATTTTATGGTTTCTCtcaaatttttccttcttccatttCTGTCTCTCCCACTGAGAAATTTCACCCAGTCTGTTTCAGATGTGCGGGATGACAAGATTTTTTAAAGCTACTATATTTCCTTAAAAAGATTGCCATCATTAGGATATTTCAGGtatgaaaagcagaacaaaaaaatacatttaagtaCCATGCAACCACACAACCCTGATACATGGTTTTGAGTTTGTAAGTGTTCATTTTAAAACAAGTATGTTGCAAATATTCCAGTAacattaaaaaccccacaagcaAGAGGGAGAGGTAAATCAAATAAATACCCTTGGAAGAAGACAAATTCCACAAAATTTCAGACAAGCTGAAGTTTTTCTTAATCACTTCATGCAAACAAATGCCTGTCACTCAGTAAAGCACCACTCAAATTAGTGCGCTGAATATAGAGAGTTTTAGGGTTCAAGATTTATCATCTGAGCATGGAGGAAACCTGGAAAAGGTTACTATGTTATTTCACATCTCGCtatctggatttttttggggttgtttctggggtttttgcAACTTCTGATGTTGTGAAATGCCAGGCAGTGCTGGACAGAGAAGTGGTGTGCCAGCTTGGCAGAGTACAATCCCTTTTCTGAAGTCCATGCTTACCAGATCTCCTGTGTGGACTGTGCAGCATGCAGCTTCTTACCCTGAGTAGTTTCCAACTGTTCTCTTAACATCTGACACAGACAGTATTTAGTGTTGGTGTAGTGATTGTCATATCTCACTGCCTGATGGaaagaaacaatttaaaaacaCACCAAACAAATATATCTTACATACTGCGTATGGTCTCTTGATGACTTTCAAAATCATTTTTGAACAGCAAACCACAGTGCAGTTTCCTCAATAACATATTCAACACTACCCATGAATGTGACTATAATCTGATTATTTTGGCATGACTTCATGAACTAAAGTTCAACTGACTCATACTTCCGAAGAAAGAGTTGACCAGTTTACATCACTGACTAGCAatgcactgatgttttagtAAGTAACTGGTTAATAGCAAGctcaaattaaaacaaaaaaattttgaaTTGATGACATGATCAAAGTTACAGATTTCTGACTAATTTCCTATTACGTCATTAAAATTTTGTCTTTTGAATAATGGATAAAACTTTGTATGTTAGATGACTTGGCTAATGGAGCTACAGGACTACAGTACTGCACTACTTTATTGGCAAATCAttccctttgcttccctgcTGTGAATAATTCTTGACATTATTTGTGAAAAGTAATTAGTCGCTAAAAATGAATCTAGGAGCAACAGAGAATTTAATATTCCCTCACTTTTCTGTTCAATATTGTATATTCAATACTGTATACTGTACATAATATTCTGTTCAATTTGTACAACTGTGACTTCAAAAGAGTTGGactacatatttttaaatttcttgacATTTTTAGATAGCCTTGTAAGCCTCATAAATGTTCCCAAGAAACTAGGCCTAAAAAGCATGTCTTCTGAATTCTGATTTCTGagtatttttgtttctgaacaaaaTCAAACAGAGGAAGTGGTGGTTAATTGCAAGACTCATATCACATGCACTATGttaaaatatccccaaaaccAAGCCTTCAAAATGGAGTTAAGATACTTCAGTAAGATTTGGATTAACAACTTTAAACCACGTTAATTACAAGTAAGATCTTAAATAAACCATACATATTTGATGTAATCTTGCATGACATCCTTCAAGGGGCAAAACCCCTCTTTTCTGAAGATAGAGGGGTTCCACATGGCAGCACGAGCAATCATGACTGATGAGGCAGCTGTTGCTTTCTGGAAGGTCTCAATGTCTGCATATTCTCTGATGAAGTCATGAGATCCTCCACTAAAAATTAACAACACAAATGTAACTAATTGTGGTTCTTCTTCCTGCACTTGCAAATCTTAAGTTAGGTACAGGCATCTGATCATAATGAGCTAATTAGTCCAACTTACTTTGCTATTACTGGAATGGAGACTGCTTCAGATATGGCCTTGATCACATCACAGTGGACAGGGTGCTGAGGcctctcctccttcttcctttccaacaaacaagaaaaaaagaaaaaaaaaaaagacaagaccGAAGATTTCCTGTGGAATTTATAGCTCTCTAAATCACAGCAGACATGACACAAGGATTATTGGGATATACTTGTTTCagcttatttattttatatatttaattttttagatATAAAGTATGCAAGATAATTTTAGTTCTACTTGGTCTTTGAGAACAAATATTTAGGAAAAGAGCAGCAAGCAGTTCCATTCCCTAAATACTGGCTTGATTTTCTAGAACAGCAATTCAGTTAACAGTTGACATCAGAACCCCATATGACATTCAGAGTATAGAATATACTGATATCAGTCATATACTGTGCTCCATTCATCAacagactaaaaaaaaatctaagtctTTCTTGCCTAAAATCAATTTACCTTCCATGGACTGCAATGGCAGCAATGCCAGTTTTTTCTATTCTCTTCACCAGATTCACAGTATCCtcaacctgagggagaagacaGACTGACATGATTTTAATTCAAAGCAAAAGGACTAACTATCATGTGACCATATGATTCCTGTGTTTCATCAATAAAGCCCAACACATATAATCatttaatatatatttcaaTTAAAGAACTACATGCTATGGCAAAAATAAGAATCCATTTTCAATATTTCCTTGAAACTATAGACTACAAACTTTCTCAAACCAGGTAACATAATACTCTGGAGCAGGAGAATATTTTCCAACAGGTTTTCAGACTGTCAATTGAAAATGATTGGAACACTTGATTAGCAACTCCTCTCTAATGACTACTCTGTAAATTGTAATTAAAATGCTTTCCAGTAAGAGGATGCCTTCTGAAATCAACATAACATACAATCACACAACTATAAATATACCTCTCAGATGTGTCTTAAAAATGTTAACCAGTATCTAAAAAATTCTAAGGATATTCATACATGCCCAGTGAATCAAAAGGCCCAGTATATCTTCAAAGAGGTGAGATGCTCTTAAAAGGCAGAAACAAAATTGACACACTGCAGCATTAGCCTGTCTCATGCAGCTTTAGGgaaagggagaataaaaaaaagggaaggcgaattttcctttcaaaagctGGAGGAATATCTGTGGCTCATCCCAAACATACTAGATTCAGTCTGAAAACTGCAACATGTCCCAGCTGGCAGGGACGCAGAAACAGAAGCTCACCTGCTGTTCTGATGGATTACATTATGCAAAACCAGCttgaaacaaaaaggaagaggCTCTAGGATTgttgtagaaaataaaaatgaaaggtaCCAGTTCTCTGATTTAATACTCCAGAACCAAAATGATCTTAGACTGGGTTACCGATTCTTTTCACACAAGCTTCATTTGTTTATCCCAACACATAAATGACTTTTGAACAAAGCTGGCTCAGGTACAGTTCATCCATCTACTAAAATACCTGCTTATGTCATATGCAATCACAGTATCTAGGCAGGTAATTAAATACCCAACTGCAAAATAATCAGTCTTTAAAAGAGAAGGCCCATCATCTCTTGGAGGTATAAGAATATGTAGAGAATtaatctgcaaaaaaaaaaagcagtaaggaAGCTACATCAGCTGTGAAAAAAGTCTGGAAAAAGATCCTGATAAAGAGAGACCCTGTAACTTCACTGGCTATTCTAAATGAGAGAACAGGAAAACAGTTTGGAAGAAAAATCagtctgaaagaaaagaaaacaatcatCTATTGGCAACCCCAtgtgaaaaaaaggaattaacaGCATCTACTGACTGCTCGAGGGGTGGTGTGCTTCACCTTTTTGTACCTCTATGACATTAAAATGGCTTAGTTGAGAAATTTAGAGGATAAAAGCCTCTGTACCCTTGCATATCATGGAATCTGACAAGGCCACAACCAGAGTCTCTGTGCACCTGCAGGTCAGATAACCCTTTAGGCCAGGACAGCATCCCAAACAGAAATTGTAGATCCAAGTGCTATTTCACAGCACCAGGCCTATAATGGCAACATACCAGAAGACCACATATTCTAACTGACAGTAAATCAGAGAAATAACAGCTGAACACTTCAGCACAACGATTCACGCTCTTACTGAGGGCAAAATGCGGATTTTGCAGGTAACTGGTTTACAAATTCCTTTAACAAGGGTGGTCAAtatctggaaaaagaaaaagaaaaaaacctgatcaCAACAGTGACATTACTAAAactctcctccctcctctcttgaagataaattaataaaattattatattttattaattaataaaattaataaattaatacaGAATAATGTAACACTATTTACTATTCCTCTATAAAGAATCTTACACGCTAGACAGACACATGCAATCTGTAACTGAATATACAATTTTATCCAGTAGATACACAAACCTGTCTCTAGTCTAAGACATTTTTACTTCCACTTCTTTGTTGCTTTCAACTGGATTTTTTAGAGAGCAATTAACTGCTGCTGGAGTTTCAACACTGCTTTTAATATGAGTCGACCAGTGAACTCTGATAATTTCAAATTACATGTATAGACACATAAAACTTGCAAATACAGCACCACACTGAaagttttaaaactgaaaagaaataagGTAGTAATTTTACAGTCCAGACAATGGCAAGGAGAACTAAATCAGGAATACTTACTTATAACCTTGATTCCAGTGTCCTAAACTGAGTATTCCACTCTAGCTATTACAAATTTGTCATCTATGCAACTCATTCCTGCTGCCAGTAGAGCACAATGCACAATCTTTCCAATGCAACTCAAACCCCACCAGGTGATACTTACAGACTCTATTTTGTCAGGATcagacagcagtgctgctcccatACCTCCCTGGGAAAATAGACAGAAGCTTTTATGTACTAGGCAAACATATTTTTCAACTCAACCATTTTGCCTAAAAGCAGGCCACAACAAATGCATAATGTtatattaaggaaaaaatggcaaaatttaaaatacaggaGCATTAGTGAACACTTTGGTGCTACATTCCCTAGACCTGTACAAGAATAATTAAGCAGTAATTCAGAGCATCAATTTGCTCTCATTACTTTATGGAGCAGACAGGGTTTCAAAAAGCTATTTTTAGCAAATACAATCATCCAGTTTCCCCTCATTAAGTGACAGCTCAACAGATTTATTGTTTTAACATTACACACTACATTTGAGGATTTTATGTCAGTAGTTTCTGTCCATAcactacatttaaaaaaaaatactaagacAAATTAAGTGCCTGTATTGAACAGAAAGAATGAACATTTAACATAATTATGAACAATTTATTATTTTGGCTGCTCTTCCCGTACTATTTCATCTGCAGAAGCCAACAACTTTTTTGTACAAACTTTTTTGACCCAGAACTAATGTGGGAGAATAACCATTCAGCAGCAGTTGAACATTTGATCTTTCACCCTAGTATAAGATGGATATTTGGATGTTTTGTTCTTAATTATTGAATGGAGTGTGAGTATTCCACACTCCATACCTCCAAGACAGAAAAGGCTCATTTAAGAGTAATCAAAATTCACTTGCCTTAGTAGAATATTCTTTTGGGCATCCCATGTTGATATCAATACCAGCCACATCACTCTCtctgaaagagaaggaaaaaatgaaactaTTTTTTAGCCTATTAGAACAAGAATCAAGAACCAGATATCCTTCCAGGTAATTTGTTCCATCATCATTAAGGCTTAAATGACATCTTAAAGTAAAATTTACTTGACCTTCAGAATTTTTAGCTTCTCACTTATTTAAGTTAAATATATAAATCTTAATGGTGGTCTGAATATCACTCTGTCCACAGGTTTCAATAACCAGTGCTGTGCAGAAGCTGCAAATACTCACCTTAAATACCTTATATATACTTAATCATATATAAAGCACATCCACCATTAAATTCACTACACTCACTACAGCAAGTCCTATTGAAACTTCCACCTATTTAAATGGAGGCTTTAAATCATCTTTTTGAGAGCCACTTTTCATTTCTGCACAATGCATTATTGGAGGCTTTAAACCACAAACAGTAAGAAACACTTTCAGTTGTATTGGTCTTGCAGCTGTGCAATACCCAGGAAAATTCATACTGGAGAGATCAAGGACACACTTGCACTAGCAAAAAGTCATGAATCCCAGAACAGAATTTACGCAGCTGAACTTTTCCTGGTTCTATCAAGAGCTACCTTGATCCCCTCAATCACAAAAAGCTGTCTTCTACAATAATTCCTCtgtacaaaaaaacccagacaaaccCATGGTGGGAGGGGGTGAGAGAAGATGACTTACACAAGCTTAGCTACTGCCAGGGCTCTTTCAGCATCTGCTGAACCCTGTTGGTAAAAGAAGAGGATTTATAATTACAAAATATCATtgaattaataaaaagaaaggtGCTTACTTGCACATGTGTACAACTATATTTGCTCTGAACATTTAGTATAGACAGGGACCCACTCAGAGACACACTGGATACTTAACTGGATACTTTACCTAAAGCATGTATTGGAGTCAGACACTGGATGATAAAAGCTGACACAAAAAAGGATCCACAGAGGTCTGTCTGCCCTCTTTACCGACAGCAATATCAAATGTGCTTAGTCCCTCAGCAACAGATACTTTAATGTTCTTAAGAAGCTCCACTAATAACAATTCTACAGCCTCTACCAGCAACCTATTTCAGGGCTACATTACCACTGAAAAAGGTCTTCTCAATATCTAATGCACTCCACTCATGCTTCTCCCTTCCTCCAAGCCCATTGTCTCTTGCCCTACACAGAGTGGTCTCTAAGAGCAAATTActgtctttttctcttcagcagAGAGAGAATCTTTAATCCATTCGTGCAATACTAAGGCACATATTAATCCTCTCTTATCTATACTAAACAATGCCATTTCTTTCAGTCTTTCCAGTGAGACTGTTTACAGGACAGTGCAAAACGTCAACATGTGATCAGACATCACCACAATTTAATTCTGGCATCCACAAGTTCGGAAATATATCTGAGATACCTATTTGAAAACAAGCTGCTGTCAGAGAGCACAGAGTTCATGTTAATCACCTCTGCTGAAAACACATGTAGGAGAGCTTACAATAGCATCTTGATTTGTACCAATAGCTTAGAAATTCTGCAGCACATTTGATGTGAACCTTTACCTGCCCCTGAAACACCAAGAAATTGACAGTCTGGAATACAGAGAGCTGCTTTAGACTGACATCAACATGTCACCAGCACTACCACATCTGTGTTGTTAGAAGAGTACTTTGTTTCTTACCATTTGGAAGATTACATGTTGCCTCTCCCTTTCACAAGTTCTGAAAACAACTCTTTCATTAGGTGCAACAAAGTCCACTGTTTCAAGTACTTCTGTATCAAATGAGAAACAGataaaacagatgaaaattCTATAGAGatgtaaaaatttaaaaagccatATGACTATGTAATTTATATATAAATGAAATGCTATTGAAGTCTTCCATGAACAGCAGAGCTAATAGCACCCTACCTCCTGTATGTCCTTCCAGTACATTTCTGACATACTGCTGTTTCCCTTCCACAGTGCTCCCTAATGACCCTGCAGCCTTTTCCTTGGACATCAGCACCAAGACAAGCCCAGTGATGACTCAGCCAGAATGAACGGTACTATTtttgggaaggggcaggaggagagaggagattTGTAGTGAACTTCTGTTTCCCAGCAGGGACACTACAAACGTCACTCAGACAGGGCCAGGTCTCAAAGACACCTTTTTAAGAACTTGCAGGGACAATCAAGTTATTCCAAGTCTAGCCCACGGACTTCAAGTTAATAAATGAACAACAAACAGTGAGATTTTGCATGTGTTGCTTCCTTATTGCAGTAGACTAAAAGGTGTATATACTATCATGTCACAAACAGCTAACATTTAAAAAGACTCATCATTGGAAACTATTTCTCTGAAGCATTTTTGTAGCAATTATAGTGATGTATCAGTACATATAATCTCACTAAATTGTGTCTAGGGACTTACAGTAAGCTTTCGAAGTGCTACCTTAGACCTGTCTGCTGCTCTATAGTTTCAAACTTTCAGTTTGTTTGGACTGCAGTAGAgacaataactttttttcttaactAGAAAAGAGACTGCTCACAGGTATTATCAAAAGAAATGCCATACTTACCATTTATAACCCTCTTACACTGCAGCATCTTTATGTCAATCAGCTCCTGAGTagaaaggataaaaaaaccTCAGTGAGTTGAATTGTTTCAGCCAGTCAGCTCTACACAGTTGCCcattttattaaataattatCTAGAGAGACCaatttctctgagcaacctgttccagtacctCAACACCCTCTGGTTAAAGAACTACTTaataatacctaatctaaagcTCTCCTCTctttagtttaaaactgttccCCCTTATCCTATCACTATCTGTCCTTGTAAAAAGTTCCTCTCCTTCGCTTTTTAAAAGccccctttaagtactggaaggGCTCAACaaggtctcctcagagccttctcttctccagagaaCAATcacaactctctcagcctgtggTTGTAGGAGAGGAGCTCCAGCACTCTGATCATcactgtggcctcctctggatccACTCTAACAGGTCCACATAtttcttgtgctgaggaccccagaccTCAATTTCAgtcagctttaaaaaaagtgGTTAAGAAACAaggacagcagtgctgtgagtaGAAATATATGGATGCACAGGAGAACTAACCAGATGAGACATGAGGTCAGTCCACAAAGTTCCTTCAAAGTTCTGActctactaaaaaaaaaatacaaaagaaaaatactaccccccccccaaatgcaaagaaaagtacAACTTGAAGAAATTGTTATGGTGTTTTGTTTAAACTACTTGAAGTTGCTGAACAGCCTTAAAATATGGATTTGCCGTAACTTGAGAACTGCTTGGAGAAATGCCTTAAGACATAGAGAttcttcttttctcatttttaatggaaaattatgTGTAAAAAGAACAAGTAATACAGTGAAAAAATTCCATTTGCACTTTTCTTAATAATAATGTTATCAGATAAAGACACCTCATCTGCTCATCCTCCATACCTCACAGTACACGATATCGGCACCATAGTCCAGAGCAAGCAGACGCATTGGTAGTGTTCCCACTCGCACCATTGGAGCCAGGATCTTCTTTCCTCTAAAACACAGCGGTGTGTTCACCGTCATTCCTGTCGCTGTACCACCTGAAAGAGAAAGCCCGGGAGGACTGCCACGGAGTGTCATTTCCTACCAGAAAACACAGTTGTGTCCTTTGCCGGGAAGGGGCGGTGGGTGCCTGCCAGGTGTGACAGGGCTCGCCCAGCCGTGAGGGAGCCGAGCGGCGCCGGGGGATCTCCGCGCCACACCGGCTCCTTCCCCTCGGGAGGGGTCCCCGGCCGTCCCTGACAGAGCCCCTCAGGCCCGCGTCTCCTCCCGCGATCGCG
This region of Aphelocoma coerulescens isolate FSJ_1873_10779 chromosome 11, UR_Acoe_1.0, whole genome shotgun sequence genomic DNA includes:
- the DUS2 gene encoding tRNA-dihydrouridine(20) synthase [NAD(P)+]-like isoform X2 produces the protein MTVNTPLCFRGKKILAPMVRVGTLPMRLLALDYGADIVYCEELIDIKMLQCKRVINEVLETVDFVAPNERVVFRTCERERQHVIFQMGSADAERALAVAKLVESDVAGIDINMGCPKEYSTKGGMGAALLSDPDKIESILTTLVKGICKPVTCKIRILPSVEDTVNLVKRIEKTGIAAIAVHGRKKEERPQHPVHCDVIKAISEAVSIPVIANGGSHDFIREYADIETFQKATAASSVMIARAAMWNPSIFRKEGFCPLKDVMQDYIKYAVRYDNHYTNTKYCLCQMLREQLETTQGKKLHAAQSTQEICEVFEMGDFYEETTAIFEAKKTSLETKTQDEDDQMEDPDVIKMAVRFDKREYPPQITPKMCLLEWCRKEKHPQPVYETVQRPLDRLFCSVVTVAEQKYRSTLWDKSKKLAEQAAAIVCLRTLGVPEGKLCEGENHLINKRKRQDQELLINRDHGEDLAEPSHKKANFIEETSDMNVPKIPR
- the DUS2 gene encoding tRNA-dihydrouridine(20) synthase [NAD(P)+]-like isoform X1, which produces MTVNTPLCFRGKKILAPMVRVGTLPMRLLALDYGADIVYCEELIDIKMLQCKRVINEVLETVDFVAPNERVVFRTCERERQHVIFQMGSADAERALAVAKLVESDVAGIDINMGCPKEYSTKGGMGAALLSDPDKIESILTTLVKGICKPVTCKIRILPSINSLHILIPPRDDGPSLLKTDYFAVEDTVNLVKRIEKTGIAAIAVHGRKKEERPQHPVHCDVIKAISEAVSIPVIANGGSHDFIREYADIETFQKATAASSVMIARAAMWNPSIFRKEGFCPLKDVMQDYIKYAVRYDNHYTNTKYCLCQMLREQLETTQGKKLHAAQSTQEICEVFEMGDFYEETTAIFEAKKTSLETKTQDEDDQMEDPDVIKMAVRFDKREYPPQITPKMCLLEWCRKEKHPQPVYETVQRPLDRLFCSVVTVAEQKYRSTLWDKSKKLAEQAAAIVCLRTLGVPEGKLCEGENHLINKRKRQDQELLINRDHGEDLAEPSHKKANFIEETSDMNVPKIPR